Proteins encoded in a region of the Homo sapiens chromosome 9, GRCh38.p14 Primary Assembly genome:
- the ACTL7B gene encoding actin-like protein 7B, whose amino-acid sequence MATRNSPMPLGTAQGDPGEAGTRPGPDASLRDTGAATQLKMKPRKVHKIKAVIIDLGSQYCKCGYAGEPRPTYFISSTVGKRCPEAADAGDTRKWTLVGHELLNTEAPLKLVNPLKHGIVVDWDCVQDIWEYIFRTAMKILPEEHAVLVSDPPLSPSSNREKYAELMFETFGIPAMHVTSQSLLSIYSYGKTSGLVVESGHGVSHVVPISEGDVLPGLTSRADYAGGDLTNYLMQLLNEAGHAFTDDHLHIIEHIKKKCCYAAFLPEEELGLVPEELRVDYELPDGKLITIGQERFRCSEMLFQPSLAGSTQPGLPELTAACLGRCQDTGFKEEMAANVLLCGGCTMLDGFPERFQRELSLLCPGDSPAVAAAPERKTSVWTGGSILASLQAFQQLWVSKEEFEERGSVAIYSKC is encoded by the coding sequence ATGGCGACAAGGAACAGCCCCATGCCCCTGGGCACGGCTCAGGGTGACCCTGGAGAGGCAGGAACACGGCCCGGCCCTGACGCCAGCCTCCGGGACACAGGTGCGGCCACTCAGCTCAAGATGAAGCCCAGGAAGGTGCACAAGATCAAGGCGGTCATCATCGACCTGGGCTCCCAGTACTGCAAGTGCGGCTACGCGGGAGAGCCGAGGCCCACCTACTTCATCTCCTCCACCGTGGGCAAACGCTGCCCCGAGGCGGCCGACGCTGGCGACACCCGCAAGTGGACTTTAGTGGGCCATGAGCTGCTCAACACGGAGGCGCCTCTCAAGCTGGTGAACCCGCTGAAGCACGGCATCGTGGTGGACTGGGACTGCGTGCAGGACATCTGGGAGTACATCTTCCGCACCGCCATGAAGATCCTCCCCGAGGAGCACGCTGTGCTGGTCTCCGACCCTCCGCTCAGCCCCAGCAGCAACCGGGAGAAGTACGCGGAGCTCATGTTTGAGACCTTCGGCATCCCAGCCATGCACGTGACGTCCCAGTCGTTGCTGTCCATCTACTCCTACGGCAAGACCTCGGGGCTGGTGGTGGAGAGCGGGCACGGCGTCTCGCACGTGGTGCCCATATCCGAGGGCGACGTGCTGCCGGGCCTGACCAGCCGCGCCGACTACGCTGGGGGTGACCTCACCAACTACCTGATGCAGCTGCTCAATGAGGCGGGCCACGCATTCACGGACGACCACCTGCACATCATAGAGCACATCAAGAAGAAGTGCTGCTATGCGGCCTTCCTGCCCgaggaggagctgggcctggtcCCGGAGGAGCTGCGCGTGGACTACGAGCTCCCGGACGGCAAACTCATCACTATTGGCCAGGAGCGCTTCCGTTGCTCTGAGATGCTCTTCCAGCCCTCCCTGGCAGGCAGCACCCAGCCGGGCCTCCCGGAGCTCACAGCTGCCTGCCTGGGCCGCTGCCAGGACACGGGCTTCAAGGAGGAGATGGCCGCCAACGTGCTACTGTGTGGCGGCTGCACTATGCTGGATGGCTTCCCCGAGCGCTTCCAGAGGGAGCTGAGCCTCCTCTGCCCCGGGGACAGCCCTGCAGTGGCTGCCGCTCCTGAGAGGAAGACCTCCGTGTGGACCGGCGGTTCCATCCTGGCCTCCCTGCAGGCCTTCCAACAGCTCTGGGTCAGCAAGGAAGAGTTTGAGGAGCGGGGCAGCGTGGCCATCTACAGCAAGTGCTGA
- the ACTL7A gene encoding actin-like protein 7A — MWAPPAAIMGDGPTKKVGNQAPLQTQALQTASLRDGPAKRAVWVRHTSSEPQEPTESKAAKERPKQEVTKAVVVDLGTGYCKCGFAGLPRPTHKISTTVGKPYMETAKTGDNRKETFVGQELNNTNVHLKLVNPLRHGIIVDWDTVQDIWEYLFRQEMKIAPEEHAVLVSDPPLSPHTNREKYAEMLFEAFNTPAMHIAYQSRLSMYSYGRTSGLVVEVGHGVSYVVPIYEGYPLPSITGRLDYAGSDLTAYLLGLLNSAGNEFTQDQMGIVEDIKKKCCFVALDPIEEKKVPLSEHTIRYVLPDGKEIQLCQERFLCSEMFFKPSLIKSMQLGLHTQTVSCLNKCDIALKRDLMGNILLCGGSTMLSGFPNRLQKELSSMCPNDTPQVNVLPERDSAVWTGGSILASLQGFQPLWVHRFEYEEHGPFFLYRRCF, encoded by the coding sequence ATGTGGGCTCCACCAGCAGCAATCATGGGGGATGGGCCCACCAAGAAGGTGGGCAACCAGGCCCCCCTGCAGACACAGGCCCTCCAGACTGCCTCTTTAAGGGATGGCCCGGCGAAGCGGGCCGTGTGGGTCCGCCATACGAGTTCAGAGCCACAAGAACCTACTGAATCAAAGGCAGCCAAGGAGAGGCCCAAGCAGGAGGTGACCAAAGCAGTGGTCGTGGACCTGGGCACTGGCTACTGTAAATGTGGCTTTGCCGGCCTGCCAAGACCCACCCACAAGATCTCAACAACGGTGGGCAAGCCCTACATGGAGACCGCCAAGACTGGGGATAATCGCAAGGAGACATTCGTGGGGCAGGAACTCAACAACACAAACGTTCATCTCAAGCTGGTTAACCCTCTGCGACATGGCATCATCGTGGACTGGGATACAGTGCAGGATATCTGGGAATATCTCTTCCGACAAGAGATGAAGATCGCCCCGGAGGAGCATGCGGTCTTGGTTTCAGACCCGCCACTGAGCCCACACACCAACAGAGAGAAATATGCTGAAATGCTGTTTGAAGCCTTCAACACCCCTGCAATGCACATCGCCTACCAGTCGCGCCTGTCCATGTACTCCTATGGAAGGACCTCCGgcctggtggtggaggtgggcCATGGCGTGTCCTACGTGGTCCCCATCTACGAGGGTTATCCTTTGCCCAGCATCACCGGAAGGCTGGACTACGCGGGCTCTGACCTGACAGCCTACCTGCTGGGCCTGCTGAACAGTGCGGGGAACGAATTCACCCAGGACCAGATGGGCATCGTGGAGGACATCAAGAAGAAATGCTGCTTTGTGGCCCTGGATCCCATTGAGGAGAAGAAAGTCCCTCTCAGTGAGCATACGATCCGCTACGTGCTGCCGGATGGGAAGGAGATTCAGCTGTGCCAGGAACGGTTCCTCTGCTCGGAGATGTTCTTCAAGCCATCTCTCATCAAGTCCATGCAGCTGGGCCTCCACACCCAAACCGTGTCCTGCCTTAACAAGTGTGACATCGCCCTCAAACGGGACCTCATGGGGAACATCCTGCTCTGCGGGGGCAGCACGATGCTCAGTGGCTTCCCTAACCGTCTGCAGAAGGAGCTAAGCAGCATGTGTCCCAATGACACCCCGCAGGTAAACGTGCTGCCTGAAAGAGACAGTGCCGTGTGGACCGGTGGCTCCATCCTGGCCTCACTTCAGGGTTTCCAACCATTGTGGGTCCACCGCTTTGAGTACGAGGAACACGGGCCTTTCTTCCTCTACAGAAGGTGCTTCTGA